A window of Pristis pectinata isolate sPriPec2 chromosome 33, sPriPec2.1.pri, whole genome shotgun sequence contains these coding sequences:
- the LOC127585528 gene encoding sodium-dependent neutral amino acid transporter B(0)AT2-like — translation MEKNKTDSQSVDATESSTGLVLEQPHRPAWGNKLQYILAQVGFSVGLGNVWRFPYLCHQNGGGAFLFLYLILLGVMGIPLFFLELAAGQSIRQGSIGVWKHINPKLAGIGFASCMVCTFVSLYYNVIIAWSLFYFGHSFQYPLPWESCPSLPNNTGVVTECSESSPTTYFWYREALKITSSINESGGLDPTMTGCLLAAWVIVCLAMIKGIKSSGKVMYFSSLFPYLVLFCFLVRGLLLEGSADGIRYMFTPKIEILVDTQVWRQAATQVFFALGLGFGSVIAYSSYNSHTNNCHFDAYLVSIINFFTSVFATLVVFAVLGFRANVLIQKCLQRNSLLVTDLIDSGVLKRSLIPESLNFSMASHEQYSKWFDSRRSELVPYGIQQCDLKKEMQKGAEGTGLAFIAFTEAITHFPASPFWSLLFFLMLLNLGMSTMFGNMQGILTPLLDNFPSLSRRKSLFTVFCCTLGFITGMIFTQRSGNYFVTMFDDYSATLPLIIVVLFELIAVAWIYGTDRFMDDIQAMIGRRPFFLYKYLWKFICPIIMVALLLASLIRMCIKHPTYRAWNQTKAEEELLEYPDWALAMMILLIIVASLPIPLMYIRQVLLDRQISRTDYSECVYIGADAGDEASFPLNENDNEAVGPNGYLKVETEEEGMERSELLSDEEGEEDVFEMGDMSQDKNHELDLKV, via the exons ATGGAAAAGAACAAGACGGATTCCCAGAGTGTCGATGCAACTGAGTCCAGCACGGGGCTAGTGCTGGAGCAGCCTCACAGACCTGCATGGGGGAACAAGCTGCAGTACATCCTTGCCCAGGTGGGATTCTCCGTGGGACTCGGAAATGTCTGGAGATTCCCGTATCTCTGCCACCAGAATGGGGGTG GCGCGTTCCTTTTCCTCTACCTAATTCTGCTGGGGGTGATGGGAATCCCGCTGTTTTTCCTGGAATTGGCAGCTGGACAGAGCATTCGCCAAGGCAGCATTGGAGTCTGGAAGCACATTAACCCAAAGCTGGCTGGCATTGGATTTGCCAGTTGTATg GTCTGCACCTTTGTCTCGCTCTACTATAATGTCATCATTGCCTGGAGTCTCTTCTACTTTGGTCACTCCTTCCAGTACCCACTGCCCTGGGAATCGTGTCCCTCTCTCCCCAACAACACAGGAGTAG TGACCGAGTGCAGTGAGAGCTCTCCCACCACTTACTTCTGGTACCGTGAAGCCTTAAAAATCACCAGCTCCATCAATGAGAGCGGAGGCCTGGACCCCACCATGACGGGCTGCCTGCTTGCTGCGTGGGTCATTGTGTGCCTTGCAATGAtcaagggaataaagtcctcaggGAAG GTCATGTACTTCAGTTCCCTCTTCCCTTACCTCGTGCTTTTCTGCTTCCTCGTTCGAGGTCTCCTGCTGGAAGGGTCAGCGGATGGAATTCGCTACATGTTCACTCCGAAG ATTGAAATCTTGGTGGACACTCAAGTGTGGCGTCAGGCTGCAACGCAAGTCTTCTTTGCCTTGGGTCTGGGCTTTGGCAGTGTCATTGCTTATTCCAGCTACAACTCCCACACCAATAATTGCCATTTTGATGCCTATCTTGTCTCCATCATCAACTTCTTCACATCTGTGTTTGCCACGCTGGTTGTCTTCGCCGTGCTGGGCTTCAGAGCAAATGTCCTCATTCAGAAATGTCTGCAAAG GAACAGTCTTCTAGTGACAGATCTGATTGATAGTGGAGTTTTAAAAAGAAGTTTGATCCCTGAGTCTTTAAACTTTTCAATGGCATCGCACGAGCAATACAGCAAGTGGTTTGACTCTCGGAGATCGGAGCTGGTCCCTTATGGTATCCAGCAGTGTGACCtcaaaaaagaaatgcaaaag GGTGCTGAGGGCACAGGACTTGCCTTCATTGCTTTCACCGAAGCCATCACACACTTCCCTGCATCGCCATTTTGGTCTCTCCTGTTTTTTCTGATGCTACTGAACTTGGGAATGAGCACAATGTTCGGAAACATGCAGGGAATTCTCACTCCACTCCTTGACAACTTCCCCTCGCTGTCCCGGAGGAAGTCGCTCTTCACAG TGTTCTGCTGTACCCTGGGGTTTATTACTGGAATGATCTTTACACAGCGATCGGGAAATTACTTTGTCACCATGTTTGATGATTACTCTGCGACACTGCCTCTGATTATCGTTGTCCTGTTTGAACTGATAGCCGTCGCCTGGATCTATGGAACTGACAG GTTTATGGATGACATCCAGGCAATGATTGGTCGTCGGCCTTTCTTTCTGTACAAGTACTTGTGGAAATTCATCTGCCCCATTATTATGGTGGCTCTACTTCTTGCCAGTCTGATCCGTATGTGCATCAAACACCCAACATATCGAGCATGGAATCAAACCAAG GCAGAGGAAGAGTTATTGGAGTATCCGGACTGGGCATTGGCTATGATGATCCTCCTGATTATAGTCGCCTCCCTGCCCATCCCCCTCATGTATATCCGGCAAGTGCTGCTGGACAGACAGATCAGTCGCACGGACTACTCCGAGTGTGTCTACATCGGGGCTGATGCAGGAGATGAGGCTTCCTTCCCCCTGAATGAGAATGACAATGAGGCAGTGGGGCCAAACGGCTACCTGAAAGTTGAGACCGAAGAGGAAGGTATGGAGAGGTCCGAGCTGCTCTCGGACGAGGAAGGAGAGGAGGACGTGTTTGAAATGGGCGACATGTCACAGGACAAAAATCATGAACTGGATTTGAAGGTGTAG
- the LOC127585596 gene encoding apoptosis regulator BAX-like, whose amino-acid sequence MGGVAHAHCALATWERRAAVRLAAGCAMAEAGAGDCGSADAERQGSRNVPGRVTPPRSMDQISEQIMRTGETLLRGFIVDRANRGIDGCEMHLTVTELGGREDELRNPDVKRLAVCLRQIGDELDSNVELQRMIDGISSQCPKETFFKVAKEQFADGVINWGRVVTLFYFACKLVVKALCQKIPEMIQTIISWTMEYIQEHILRWIRDLGGWEALLGTPTWQTIAIFGLGVLTTLAVVRWKSS is encoded by the exons ATGGGCGGGGTCGCGCATGCGCATTGCGCCTTAGCAACCTGGGAGCGCCGGGCTGCGGTTCGGCTGGCGGCTGGGTGCGCGATGGCGGAAGCTGGCGCCGGCGATTGCGGCTCGGCCGATGCCGAGAGGCAGGGCAGCCGGAATGTGCCCGGGCGGGTGACGCCGCCGCGATCGATGG aCCAAATTAGTGAGCAAATCATGCGTACAGGGGAAACACTTTTACGTGG atttattgtgGATCGAGCAAATAGAGGGATTGATGGTTGCGAAATGCATTTAACCGTCACCGAGCTTGGTGGTCGAGAGGATGAACTGCGTAACCCTGATGTGAAGCGCCTTGCTGTCTGCCTGAGACAGATTGGGGATGAGCTCGATAGCAATGTAGAATTGCAAAG GATGATCGATGGCATTAGCAGCCAATGTCCAAAGGAGACATTCTTCAAAGTGGCCAAGGAGCAGTTTGCTGATGGAGTCATCAACTGGGGGAGAGTGGTGACACTCTTTTACTTTGCCTGCAAACTTGTTGTGAAG GCCCTGTGCCAGAAGATTCCAGAGATGATCCAAACTATAATTAGTTGGACTATGGAATACATCCAGGAGCACATTCTACGTTGGATTCGTGACCTTGGGGGTTGG GAGGCTCTGCTGGGCACCCCCACCTGGCAAACCATTGCCATCTTTGGCCTGGGAGTCCTCACCACTTTGGCTGTGGTACGATGGAAATCTTCCTAA